One segment of Thermoplasmatales archaeon DNA contains the following:
- a CDS encoding response regulator: protein MKSVLLIVEDEKEMQELMKRYMAKEGLKLEVYSAYNGKEGIEKYKQLMEKGKKPDLVIMDLKLPDIDGVETTKKIVEMDKDANVYGFTAFFGTDWAEKLIEAGAKKVIPRYAGFDGFVRELKEFFKL from the coding sequence ATGAAGAGTGTATTGTTGATTGTTGAAGATGAGAAAGAAATGCAGGAATTGATGAAGAGATATATGGCAAAGGAAGGACTTAAGCTGGAAGTTTATTCTGCATACAATGGGAAGGAAGGTATTGAAAAATATAAGCAACTAATGGAAAAGGGCAAAAAACCTGATTTGGTTATAATGGACTTGAAATTGCCAGATATAGATGGTGTTGAAACAACAAAAAAAATTGTTGAAATGGATAAAGATGCAAATGTATATGGCTTTACTGCATTTTTTGGAACAGACTGGGCAGAAAAGCTAATTGAGGCTGGAGCTAAAAAAGTAATACCCCGATACGCTGGCTTCGATGGCTTCGTTAGAGAGCTAAAGGAATTTTTCAAATTATGA